A genomic stretch from Natronincola ferrireducens includes:
- a CDS encoding AroM family protein codes for MDTDIQEEKVKIGVITIGQSPRNDIMEDIRGILGAKFEIIEKGALDSFDYNEVQNNFYPHPDSTVLVSRMRDGRQVKLAEEKIIPLLQECIQNLEERHCKAILMLCTGPFPKFSHDVLLIKPQEMFHNITQKLSDGNKVGVIVPDKDQVEMIKYWWNHHGVEIEVQVASPYEEGNNIIKAAEGFRDKDISLIFMDCMGYSVKMKQDVHRTSGKPVLLPRTLAARIINELFS; via the coding sequence TTGGATACAGACATACAAGAAGAAAAAGTAAAGATAGGAGTTATTACAATTGGACAATCACCACGAAATGATATCATGGAGGATATTAGAGGTATATTAGGAGCCAAGTTTGAAATAATTGAAAAAGGTGCACTAGATTCTTTTGATTATAATGAGGTACAAAACAACTTTTATCCCCATCCAGATTCCACTGTGTTGGTTAGTAGAATGCGGGACGGAAGACAAGTAAAATTAGCAGAAGAAAAAATTATACCTCTATTGCAGGAGTGTATCCAAAACTTAGAGGAAAGACATTGTAAGGCTATACTAATGCTGTGTACTGGTCCTTTTCCCAAGTTTTCTCATGATGTCTTATTGATCAAACCCCAAGAAATGTTTCATAATATAACACAAAAACTAAGCGATGGAAATAAGGTGGGTGTGATAGTACCAGATAAGGATCAAGTGGAGATGATTAAATATTGGTGGAATCACCACGGTGTAGAAATCGAAGTACAAGTGGCATCTCCTTATGAAGAGGGGAATAATATTATAAAGGCAGCAGAAGGGTTTCGTGATAAGGATATATCTCTTATCTTTATGGATTGTATGGGATATTCTGTAAAGATGAAACAAGATGTACACCGGACTTCAGGAAAACCCGTATTATTACCTAGAACTCTAGCAGCCCGTATTATAAATGAATTATTTAGTTAA
- a CDS encoding BMP family lipoprotein, which translates to MFKRLLALMLVLLLMGTALVGCGGGATQDPAPEEPTETEEPAADAEQFNMAMVTDVGGVNDQSFNESAWEGHKKAEAELGFNVSYVESEQDADYERNLETLLDAGNDLIWGIGFMMGDALLAAAEFNPDQKYAIIDYDYGDETPDNLVGVLFKDEQASFLVGYIAGKMTETNKVGFVGGMDFPVIHGFHYGFMAGVKHANPDAEVLVQYADSFVDAARGKAIANQMYQQGADIVFHAAGGTGDGVIEAAREQDKYAIGVDMDQNHLAPDHVITSAMKRVDNAIFMIAEQLKDGKFLGGQTIVYGLEDGGVGIAPTSDKHVPAEILEEVAEIEKQIIAGEIFVPNNKEDYDENY; encoded by the coding sequence ATGTTTAAAAGGTTATTAGCTTTAATGTTGGTACTACTGCTTATGGGGACTGCATTAGTAGGCTGTGGGGGTGGAGCTACACAAGACCCAGCACCTGAAGAACCGACAGAAACAGAAGAACCAGCAGCTGATGCAGAACAATTTAACATGGCTATGGTAACAGATGTAGGTGGAGTAAATGACCAATCCTTCAATGAATCTGCATGGGAAGGTCACAAAAAAGCCGAAGCAGAACTAGGCTTCAATGTTAGCTATGTAGAGTCAGAGCAAGATGCTGATTATGAAAGAAACCTTGAGACTTTACTAGATGCAGGTAATGACTTGATTTGGGGCATTGGTTTTATGATGGGAGATGCCCTTTTAGCGGCTGCAGAATTTAACCCAGATCAAAAGTATGCCATCATCGACTATGATTATGGGGATGAAACACCAGATAATCTAGTAGGGGTATTATTTAAAGATGAGCAAGCATCCTTCCTAGTAGGATACATTGCTGGTAAAATGACAGAGACCAACAAAGTAGGATTTGTCGGTGGTATGGACTTCCCGGTAATCCATGGTTTCCACTATGGATTTATGGCAGGGGTAAAGCATGCTAATCCAGATGCAGAAGTGTTAGTGCAATACGCTGACTCCTTTGTTGATGCAGCTAGAGGTAAAGCTATAGCTAACCAAATGTACCAACAAGGAGCTGACATTGTATTCCATGCTGCTGGTGGAACAGGTGACGGGGTTATTGAAGCTGCAAGAGAGCAAGATAAATATGCTATTGGTGTAGATATGGATCAAAACCATTTGGCACCTGATCATGTAATTACATCTGCCATGAAACGTGTAGACAATGCTATCTTTATGATTGCTGAACAATTAAAGGATGGTAAATTCCTAGGTGGACAAACAATAGTGTACGGTTTAGAAGATGGTGGTGTAGGAATTGCTCCTACTTCTGATAAACATGTACCTGCGGAAATACTAGAAGAGGTTGCCGAAATAGAAAAGCAAATCATCGCTGGAGAAATCTTTGTACCAAACAACAAAGAAGACTATGATGAAAACTATTAA
- a CDS encoding ABC transporter ATP-binding protein, translating into MKNITKKFGEFVANDNINLTVHKGEIHALLGENGAGKSTLMNILYGLYHPTSGEIHIKGERANITDPNIAIKKGIGMVHQHFMLVEPFTVAENIVLGMEPTVFMGKMDMKKAVADVEEISKKYGLHVNPNDKIYDISVGMQQRVEILKALYRGAEILILDEPTAVLTPQEIKELIGIMRNLTEQGKTIIIITHKLKEIKEAADYCTIIRRGKHIDTIKVEDTTETELAAKMVGREVSFKVNKEDKEKGEVVLKIEDLIVKDNRNIEAVRGLSLEVYAGEILGIAGVDGNGQTELIEALTGLRAIESGKVTVNGIDISNKSPREIITNKMSSIPEDRQKRGLVLDYTVAENMILENYQKNPFAKKGILNKNAINGFAKKLVKKFDIRPEDETIKARTLSGGNQQKVIIAREVTNDPDILIAAQPTRGLDVGAIEFVHKSLVEQRDKNKAVLLVSLELDEVMNVSDRIAVIYEGNIVGIIDAKDADENTLGLMMAGGGNKGEK; encoded by the coding sequence ATGAAAAATATAACAAAGAAATTCGGTGAATTTGTAGCAAATGATAATATTAACCTTACGGTCCATAAAGGAGAAATTCATGCTTTATTAGGTGAGAATGGTGCAGGAAAGTCCACATTGATGAATATACTTTATGGATTGTATCATCCAACATCAGGAGAAATACATATAAAGGGTGAAAGGGCCAATATTACTGATCCCAATATAGCTATTAAAAAGGGTATAGGGATGGTACATCAGCATTTTATGCTTGTGGAACCTTTTACCGTAGCAGAAAATATCGTCCTGGGCATGGAACCAACGGTTTTTATGGGGAAAATGGACATGAAAAAGGCTGTGGCAGACGTTGAAGAAATATCAAAAAAATATGGCTTGCATGTAAATCCCAATGACAAAATCTATGATATTTCTGTTGGTATGCAGCAGAGGGTGGAAATATTAAAGGCATTGTATAGAGGTGCTGAAATTCTTATTTTAGACGAGCCTACTGCTGTACTGACACCTCAGGAAATAAAAGAGCTTATTGGAATCATGAGAAATCTTACTGAACAGGGGAAAACAATCATTATTATTACCCATAAACTAAAGGAAATAAAGGAAGCTGCTGATTACTGCACCATTATTAGACGGGGAAAACATATTGATACTATAAAGGTAGAAGATACAACAGAAACAGAACTGGCAGCAAAAATGGTAGGCAGAGAAGTAAGCTTTAAAGTAAATAAGGAAGATAAAGAAAAAGGAGAAGTTGTTTTAAAAATTGAAGATTTAATTGTAAAGGATAATAGAAATATAGAAGCTGTCAGAGGACTGTCATTAGAGGTTTATGCAGGGGAGATTCTAGGAATTGCTGGAGTAGACGGGAATGGACAGACTGAATTGATTGAAGCACTGACGGGACTTAGGGCTATAGAGTCTGGAAAAGTTACAGTGAATGGCATAGACATAAGCAATAAATCTCCTCGAGAAATTATTACCAACAAAATGTCTTCTATCCCAGAAGACCGGCAAAAACGTGGTCTAGTTTTGGACTATACTGTCGCTGAAAATATGATTTTGGAAAATTATCAAAAGAATCCCTTTGCTAAAAAAGGTATTTTAAATAAAAATGCAATCAATGGGTTTGCAAAGAAATTAGTTAAAAAATTTGATATCCGGCCAGAGGATGAAACTATTAAGGCTAGAACTCTTTCAGGAGGAAATCAACAAAAGGTAATCATAGCTAGGGAAGTAACCAATGATCCTGACATCCTTATAGCAGCACAGCCAACTAGAGGTTTGGATGTAGGGGCAATAGAGTTTGTTCACAAGTCTTTGGTGGAGCAACGGGATAAAAATAAAGCTGTGTTATTGGTATCTCTTGAGCTGGATGAAGTTATGAACGTTTCAGATCGTATTGCAGTAATCTATGAAGGGAATATTGTAGGTATCATAGATGCAAAGGACGCAGATGAAAACACCCTTGGCCTTATGATGGCGGGAGGAGGTAATAAAGGTGAAAAATAA
- a CDS encoding ABC transporter permease: MKNKSIGEKLLAFISKGSFSFSIISILLGFIIGAVILALAGFSPTEAYSVMIRGVFSRPSYVAWTIIGSTPIIITGLSIAFAFKTGLFNIGAEGQFIIGAIAAAIVGYIVELPAIIHIPLVLLSAIVAAGVWGGIAGFLKAKFGVHEVISTIMLNWIALYLNNYIVLLEGFRRATSQRTHEIQRSASTVLLEQWKRSPEGREWLKGHDFLGDALRTPLNWGFVIAILLAVLVWFILNKTTLGYELKAVGYNKHAAEYGGINVSKSMFRSMVIAGGLAGAAGGLHVMGISKSIASLSAMEGFGFNGIAVALIGGNTSIGVVLAGLLFSALQYGGSKIQPALGAPSEVIQIMIGTIVFFIAMPKLIKYTLQSLKKKRGAKNAG; encoded by the coding sequence GTGAAAAATAAATCAATTGGTGAAAAATTATTGGCGTTTATTTCAAAAGGGAGTTTTAGCTTCAGTATTATATCTATATTATTAGGTTTTATTATAGGGGCTGTAATTTTAGCCCTAGCTGGATTTAGTCCAACAGAAGCCTATAGTGTTATGATTCGAGGGGTATTTAGTCGACCTAGTTATGTGGCATGGACCATTATTGGTTCTACCCCTATTATTATTACAGGATTATCCATAGCCTTTGCCTTTAAAACCGGGCTATTTAATATAGGTGCTGAAGGCCAATTTATAATAGGTGCTATCGCTGCTGCCATTGTTGGTTATATTGTAGAACTGCCTGCCATTATCCATATCCCACTGGTATTGCTATCAGCCATAGTTGCTGCTGGAGTATGGGGAGGAATAGCTGGATTTTTAAAGGCAAAATTTGGTGTACATGAAGTTATTTCCACTATCATGTTAAACTGGATAGCTCTTTACTTAAACAATTATATTGTATTACTAGAAGGGTTTAGAAGGGCTACTTCCCAGAGAACCCATGAGATACAAAGATCTGCCAGCACTGTTTTGTTAGAACAATGGAAAAGATCTCCGGAAGGAAGAGAATGGTTAAAAGGTCATGATTTCTTAGGAGATGCCTTAAGAACCCCCTTAAACTGGGGATTTGTCATAGCTATTCTTTTAGCAGTTCTTGTATGGTTTATATTAAATAAGACAACCCTAGGCTATGAATTAAAGGCAGTGGGGTATAACAAGCATGCTGCTGAGTATGGTGGCATCAATGTTTCCAAAAGTATGTTTAGATCGATGGTTATTGCTGGGGGGTTAGCAGGAGCTGCTGGGGGATTACATGTTATGGGAATTTCAAAAAGTATTGCTAGTTTATCAGCTATGGAAGGCTTTGGATTTAACGGTATTGCTGTCGCCCTAATTGGTGGAAACACTTCCATCGGTGTTGTTCTTGCTGGATTGTTATTTAGTGCTTTACAGTATGGTGGCTCTAAAATTCAACCGGCCCTAGGGGCTCCTTCAGAGGTTATTCAGATTATGATAGGAACCATCGTATTTTTTATTGCGATGCCTAAATTAATAAAATATACTCTACAAAGCTTAAAGAAGAAAAGGGGTGCTAAAAATGCTGGATAG
- a CDS encoding ABC transporter permease, protein MLDSLGFIIGTTLMYSTPLIYAALGGVVSENSGVVNIGLEGMMTIGALAGATVGFYYGNPWLAFLAAGLAGGGLALLHAIACVTFDADQVVSGIAINFLGPGLALFLSRLFFEGATMTKAIPLDNKMPRPLNGVFPRNSFFDLVFNQYATVYMAFLLVFIIWYLLYKTKLGLRIRAVGEHPRAVDTLGVNIYNIRYLCVILSGALAGFGGASMSLAIVSNFRPTLISGHGFIALAAMIFGKWKPQGAMWACLLFGVSNGLVVYLGRADAPFEISVQILSMLPYVLTLIVLMGFVGRANAPAAVGTPYEKGER, encoded by the coding sequence ATGCTGGATAGTTTAGGATTTATCATAGGAACCACATTAATGTATTCTACACCCTTGATTTATGCGGCCCTAGGAGGTGTTGTATCAGAAAACTCTGGGGTAGTAAATATTGGATTAGAGGGAATGATGACCATAGGTGCTTTGGCAGGAGCTACGGTTGGCTTTTATTATGGTAATCCTTGGTTGGCATTTTTAGCTGCAGGACTGGCGGGGGGAGGCCTTGCTTTATTACATGCTATTGCTTGTGTAACCTTTGATGCTGATCAAGTGGTATCCGGGATAGCAATCAACTTTTTAGGACCAGGTTTGGCATTATTTTTAAGTAGACTTTTCTTTGAAGGTGCCACCATGACAAAAGCCATTCCTTTAGATAACAAAATGCCTAGACCTTTAAATGGTGTATTCCCTCGAAATTCCTTCTTTGATTTAGTTTTTAATCAGTATGCTACAGTTTACATGGCTTTTTTACTAGTTTTTATTATATGGTACTTATTATATAAGACAAAGCTAGGTCTAAGAATAAGAGCAGTTGGAGAACACCCTAGGGCAGTTGATACATTAGGAGTAAACATATATAACATACGATATTTATGTGTAATTTTATCTGGTGCTTTAGCAGGTTTTGGGGGTGCATCTATGAGCTTAGCCATCGTATCCAACTTTCGACCTACACTTATCTCAGGACATGGTTTTATAGCATTGGCAGCCATGATTTTTGGAAAATGGAAACCCCAAGGTGCTATGTGGGCCTGCCTTTTATTTGGTGTTTCCAATGGTTTGGTGGTTTATTTAGGCAGGGCCGATGCACCATTTGAAATATCTGTACAAATTTTATCTATGCTTCCTTATGTTTTAACCTTAATCGTGTTAATGGGCTTTGTGGGGAGGGCAAATGCACCAGCTGCTGTTGGAACTCCCTATGAAAAAGGAGAGAGGTAA
- the rpoN gene encoding RNA polymerase factor sigma-54 yields MKMGYNLHLEQSQKLVMTPQLKQAIKILQLASIELDQYIEQQVETNPILEINQDTPELPGNETEGPVEEKINWKEYVEDFDNYEYAKKPYNEDEQFNYENIVSKETTLQEHLLFQYHITLLDYKYNEIGEYIINNLNENGYLTISVEEIAKELQEEPSTVENILKIIQTFDPPGVAARNLKECLLIQLEQLHGISDNVYKLVENHLEEVAENKYPLIAKKMDITTKEVQDICDFIRTLEPKPGRRFASINNNYLVPDAVIKKIGREYLVILNDRNAPRLTIRDDYRKLLTNENENSDTVKFLNDKLNSAIWLIRSIEQRRQTIYKVVEMIVKKQRNFFEYGKKHLKPMTLKEIAEEIQVHESTVSRATNGKYVDTPIGVFELKYFFSSGVEGSDGEGISAESIKNYIKEIVELENPHKPLSDEKICKQLTLRGINVSRRTVAKYRDDLNISSSSKRKRY; encoded by the coding sequence ATGAAAATGGGATATAATTTACATCTAGAACAATCGCAAAAACTAGTTATGACACCACAATTGAAACAAGCGATAAAAATTCTTCAGTTGGCTAGTATTGAGTTAGATCAATATATTGAACAACAAGTGGAAACCAATCCCATTTTAGAAATAAACCAAGATACTCCTGAATTACCAGGAAACGAAACGGAAGGACCAGTAGAAGAAAAAATCAATTGGAAGGAATATGTAGAAGACTTTGATAACTATGAGTATGCTAAAAAACCATACAATGAAGATGAACAATTTAACTATGAGAATATTGTTTCTAAAGAAACTACCCTCCAGGAGCACCTTTTATTTCAATATCATATAACCCTCCTAGATTATAAATACAATGAAATTGGAGAATACATTATTAATAATCTCAACGAAAACGGCTACTTAACCATATCTGTTGAGGAAATCGCTAAAGAACTTCAAGAAGAACCTAGTACTGTGGAAAATATTTTGAAAATCATACAAACCTTCGACCCTCCAGGTGTAGCGGCCCGAAATCTTAAGGAATGTTTATTGATACAATTAGAACAATTACACGGAATTAGTGACAACGTTTACAAACTTGTAGAAAACCATTTAGAGGAAGTAGCAGAAAATAAATACCCTCTTATTGCAAAAAAAATGGATATTACTACAAAGGAAGTTCAGGATATATGTGATTTTATAAGGACTTTAGAGCCAAAACCAGGGAGAAGATTTGCATCCATTAACAACAACTACTTAGTTCCAGATGCTGTAATAAAAAAAATAGGTAGGGAATATTTAGTTATACTAAATGATAGAAATGCTCCAAGGCTAACCATTAGAGATGATTATAGGAAATTATTAACCAATGAAAATGAAAATTCTGACACTGTAAAGTTTTTAAATGACAAATTAAATTCTGCTATTTGGCTTATTAGGAGTATTGAACAAAGAAGACAAACAATTTACAAGGTAGTAGAAATGATTGTAAAAAAGCAAAGAAACTTTTTTGAATATGGAAAAAAACACCTTAAGCCCATGACCCTTAAAGAAATTGCTGAAGAAATTCAAGTCCATGAATCTACTGTAAGTAGAGCTACAAATGGAAAATATGTTGATACCCCTATAGGTGTATTTGAATTAAAATACTTTTTCTCCAGTGGGGTAGAGGGCTCTGATGGAGAAGGAATTTCAGCTGAAAGCATAAAAAATTATATTAAAGAGATTGTAGAACTAGAAAATCCCCATAAACCATTAAGCGATGAAAAAATATGCAAGCAATTAACCCTTCGAGGTATTAATGTTTCAAGAAGAACGGTAGCCAAGTATCGAGATGATTTAAATATCTCATCCTCATCTAAACGAAAGAGATACTAA
- a CDS encoding sugar-binding transcriptional regulator translates to MHDIIDLQKKIAPEVLTIMEKRFNILRNIYGMQPIGRRSLANKLAIGERIIRSEVEILKNQGLVEITAAGMVVTSEGQQIIEGLQEYIYKIRGIKHLEDKLKKKLAIDNVIIVPGNIEEDDYVLDDIGKATAACIESSIYYNTIVGVTGGTTMAAVAKGITKPTKYSNVTVVPARGGIGREVENQSNIIAADMARRLKCQYQLLHASDMLGVQAMESILKDPEIQKVTSIIKSVNLLVFGIGRADKMAKRRELSPAIMDKLEDLKAVAEAFGYYFTRGGEIVYEMQTIGISFKDFEKISTVIGVAGGANKAEAIMAISNLKKSMTLVTDEAAAIEILLKY, encoded by the coding sequence ATGCATGATATTATAGACCTGCAAAAAAAGATTGCTCCAGAGGTTTTAACGATTATGGAAAAACGCTTTAACATTCTAAGAAATATCTATGGTATGCAACCTATAGGAAGAAGAAGCTTGGCAAACAAACTGGCCATAGGTGAACGAATTATTAGAAGTGAGGTGGAAATTCTAAAAAACCAGGGGTTAGTAGAAATAACGGCAGCAGGTATGGTGGTAACATCAGAAGGACAACAAATTATTGAAGGTCTACAGGAATACATATATAAGATTAGGGGTATAAAACACCTAGAGGATAAGCTTAAAAAGAAACTAGCTATAGATAATGTTATTATTGTACCAGGAAATATTGAAGAAGATGACTATGTGTTGGATGATATAGGGAAGGCCACTGCAGCCTGTATAGAAAGTTCAATCTATTATAATACGATTGTTGGTGTTACAGGAGGTACCACCATGGCAGCAGTTGCAAAGGGCATAACAAAACCTACTAAATACAGCAATGTAACTGTGGTTCCCGCCCGTGGAGGTATAGGTAGAGAAGTAGAAAACCAGTCTAATATCATTGCAGCAGACATGGCTAGGAGGTTAAAATGTCAATATCAGCTACTCCATGCCTCAGATATGTTAGGCGTACAGGCCATGGAAAGTATTTTAAAAGATCCTGAAATTCAAAAGGTGACCAGTATAATAAAGTCTGTTAATTTATTGGTTTTTGGCATAGGCAGGGCTGATAAAATGGCGAAAAGAAGAGAACTTTCACCTGCTATCATGGATAAGTTAGAAGACTTAAAGGCTGTAGCAGAGGCCTTCGGCTATTACTTCACTAGGGGTGGAGAAATTGTATATGAGATGCAGACTATAGGTATCAGTTTTAAGGATTTTGAAAAAATCTCTACTGTTATAGGTGTAGCTGGAGGGGCCAACAAAGCAGAAGCAATCATGGCTATATCCAACTTAAAAAAATCCATGACGTTGGTTACTGATGAAGCAGCTGCTATAGAAATATTATTGAAGTACTGA
- the gap gene encoding type I glyceraldehyde-3-phosphate dehydrogenase translates to MSVKVAINGFGRIGRNVFKAALEEKRDWEIVAINDLTDPKTLAHLLRYDSLYGKFNGTIEVKEDAIIVNGKEVKIFAERDPEQLPWGDLGVDIVIESTGIFRSKDKAQKHITAGAKKVVISAPAKKEDITIVMGVNEEKYDPANHHIVSNASCTTNCLAPFAKILDENFGIKKGLMTTIHAYTNDQQILDLPHEDLRRARAAAESIIPTTTGAAEAVALVLPQLKGKLSGMAMRVPTPTVSVVDLVAELDKSTTAEEVNRVLKEAAAGELKGILDFSEEPLVSIDYRQDPNSSIIDGLSTIVMDGNLVKVVSWYDNEWGYSVRVVDLVSYMVSKGI, encoded by the coding sequence ATGAGTGTAAAAGTAGCAATTAATGGTTTTGGAAGAATTGGTAGAAATGTATTTAAGGCGGCCCTAGAGGAAAAAAGGGACTGGGAGATTGTAGCTATTAATGATTTAACAGACCCTAAAACCCTAGCTCATTTATTGAGATATGACAGTTTATATGGTAAATTTAATGGTACGATTGAAGTAAAGGAAGATGCAATTATTGTAAATGGTAAAGAAGTAAAAATCTTTGCAGAAAGAGATCCAGAACAGTTACCCTGGGGGGACTTGGGGGTAGATATTGTAATAGAGTCTACAGGTATTTTTAGAAGCAAAGATAAAGCTCAAAAACATATTACAGCTGGAGCCAAAAAGGTTGTTATTTCAGCACCAGCTAAAAAAGAAGATATTACCATTGTTATGGGTGTAAACGAAGAAAAATATGATCCAGCAAATCATCATATTGTTTCCAATGCATCTTGTACTACTAACTGTTTGGCACCATTTGCAAAAATATTAGATGAAAATTTTGGTATTAAAAAAGGATTAATGACAACAATCCATGCTTATACCAATGATCAACAGATCCTTGATTTACCCCATGAGGACTTAAGACGTGCAAGGGCGGCGGCTGAATCCATCATACCAACGACAACAGGAGCTGCTGAAGCGGTGGCCTTAGTATTACCACAATTAAAAGGCAAATTAAGTGGTATGGCTATGCGGGTGCCAACACCAACAGTTTCCGTAGTAGATTTAGTTGCTGAGCTTGACAAAAGCACTACTGCTGAAGAAGTAAATAGAGTATTAAAAGAAGCTGCAGCTGGAGAATTAAAAGGAATTCTAGATTTTTCTGAGGAACCATTGGTTTCTATTGATTATAGACAGGACCCTAATTCCTCTATTATTGATGGGTTATCTACAATTGTAATGGATGGAAATCTAGTGAAGGTTGTATCATGGTATGACAACGAGTGGGGATATTCTGTAAGGGTAGTAGATCTTGTTTCCTATATGGTGAGTAAAGGAATATAA